The following coding sequences lie in one Kamptonema formosum PCC 6407 genomic window:
- a CDS encoding PCP reductase family protein → MSIPLEWTAEAEARLKEIPFFVRPAARKKIEKFAQELGITQINVEVYEQAKQKFNSKK, encoded by the coding sequence ATGAGTATACCACTAGAATGGACAGCAGAAGCTGAGGCAAGGCTCAAGGAAATTCCCTTTTTCGTCCGACCGGCTGCTCGTAAAAAGATTGAGAAATTTGCTCAAGAATTGGGGATAACTCAAATTAATGTTGAAGTTTACGAGCAAGCTAAACAAAAGTTTAATTCTAAAAAATAG
- a CDS encoding type II toxin-antitoxin system PemK/MazF family toxin — protein sequence MVIHQGDIYWIDLGQPIGSEPGYVRPYVVIQNDILNSSQIRTVIVCALTTNIKRARAMGNVLLEAGEA from the coding sequence ATGGTAATTCACCAAGGAGATATTTACTGGATTGATTTAGGACAGCCAATTGGCTCAGAGCCAGGTTATGTTCGTCCTTATGTAGTCATTCAAAATGATATATTGAACAGTTCTCAAATCAGGACTGTAATTGTTTGTGCTTTAACTACTAATATCAAGCGAGCGAGGGCAATGGGGAATGTACTACTTGAAGCAGGTGAAGCATGA
- a CDS encoding ThiF family adenylyltransferase codes for MSTLFHEQLYRTPAVMSLLKKLPVTVCGAGALGANITENLARSGFENLKVIDRDRIEERNLSTQPYYRSDVGAFKAKIIANNLYRALGVKVDPQSKELTAANAAVLLANSALVVDTFDNSIGRQAVKDCCASRSIPCLHVGLASDYAEVIWNQGYRVPSPANDDVCDYPLARNLVMLTVAVACEVIINFAATKEQQSFTVTLGDFAIKPFML; via the coding sequence ATGTCAACTTTATTTCACGAACAACTGTATCGAACACCAGCAGTAATGTCACTGTTGAAAAAGTTGCCAGTAACGGTATGTGGCGCTGGTGCTTTGGGTGCTAATATTACTGAGAACTTGGCACGTTCTGGCTTTGAAAACTTAAAGGTAATTGACCGCGATCGCATCGAGGAACGTAACTTATCTACCCAACCCTATTATCGTTCAGATGTGGGCGCATTCAAAGCAAAAATTATCGCCAATAACCTCTACCGCGCTCTAGGAGTTAAGGTCGATCCACAGTCGAAAGAACTAACAGCAGCAAATGCCGCTGTACTACTTGCCAATAGTGCATTAGTAGTTGATACTTTTGATAATAGCATAGGTCGGCAAGCTGTTAAAGATTGCTGTGCGAGTAGGAGTATTCCCTGTCTCCATGTCGGTTTAGCTAGTGATTATGCTGAGGTGATTTGGAATCAAGGCTATCGCGTTCCTTCACCAGCAAATGATGATGTTTGCGATTACCCTTTAGCGAGAAACTTGGTGATGCTGACTGTTGCAGTTGCCTGTGAAGTTATTATTAATTTTGCGGCTACTAAAGAGCAACAGAGTTTTACAGTTACGCTGGGGGATTTTGCCATTAAGCCCTTTATGCTGTAA
- a CDS encoding Rpn family recombination-promoting nuclease/putative transposase: protein MKTDSLFYKLFQKFPHSFFELIGQSSSEVEAYHFTSVEIKQPNFTIDGLFKPSDEDNDKPIYFIEVQFQKKDYFYWRFFAEVFLYLKQEMPTQDWQAVAVFKNRNVDPDLPRQYRGLLMSQQVKIIYLEELEKTGDRSLALGMVQLIVEPEETAGAEARQLIGKARQLDDEDLSRDVVEFIETVIVYKFANLSRQEIQEMLELGDLKQTRFYQEAKIEGKVETVPVLLRLGLSVEQIARELGLDIELVRQAVQGFSGGEIEEGEDRGN from the coding sequence GTGAAAACAGACTCACTCTTTTATAAGCTATTTCAGAAGTTCCCCCATAGCTTTTTTGAGCTGATTGGTCAATCTTCTTCTGAGGTTGAAGCTTATCATTTTACCTCAGTAGAAATCAAACAACCGAATTTTACCATCGATGGATTGTTTAAGCCTAGTGATGAGGATAACGACAAACCTATTTACTTTATTGAGGTACAGTTTCAGAAGAAAGACTATTTTTATTGGCGTTTTTTTGCAGAAGTTTTCCTGTATCTGAAGCAAGAAATGCCTACTCAAGATTGGCAGGCTGTGGCTGTGTTTAAAAACCGCAATGTCGATCCCGACTTACCAAGACAATATCGAGGTTTGTTGATGAGCCAGCAGGTGAAAATTATCTATTTGGAGGAGTTAGAAAAAACAGGCGATCGCTCTTTAGCTCTAGGTATGGTACAATTAATTGTAGAGCCAGAAGAAACAGCGGGTGCAGAAGCTCGGCAATTAATTGGAAAGGCGCGGCAGTTGGATGATGAAGACCTTAGCCGCGATGTAGTAGAATTTATTGAGACGGTCATTGTTTATAAGTTTGCTAATTTGAGTCGTCAGGAGATACAAGAAATGCTGGAATTGGGTGATTTGAAGCAGACAAGATTTTATCAAGAAGCCAAAATAGAAGGTAAGGTAGAAACAGTGCCTGTACTTTTGCGACTGGGATTGAGTGTAGAACAAATTGCTCGTGAGTTAGGGTTGGACATTGAATTGGTAAGGCAGGCAGTTCAGGGTTTTTCTGGTGGTGAGATTGAGGAAGGAGAAGATAGGGGAAATTAG
- a CDS encoding DUF924 family protein, with protein sequence MNNQLESRLQVDRVLTFWFGQSDSPNYGQPKKEWFTKDTAFDEEVRSRFFSDYELAASGKLDSWQKSPESCLALIILLDQFPRNLFRGKPQAFATDSKALIAAQYAVDNKFDSTFLSVQRWFIYLPFEHSENLEHQRKAVELFYQLSGDAESKSPIDYAIRHLEIIEKFGRFPHRNQILGRETTPEEAEFIKQPGSGF encoded by the coding sequence ATGAATAATCAATTAGAATCAAGATTGCAAGTCGATCGAGTTTTAACTTTCTGGTTTGGTCAATCTGACTCTCCCAACTATGGCCAACCTAAAAAAGAATGGTTTACAAAAGATACAGCTTTTGACGAGGAAGTACGATCGCGCTTTTTCTCAGACTATGAATTAGCCGCATCAGGTAAACTTGACTCTTGGCAAAAATCCCCAGAAAGTTGCTTAGCATTAATCATATTACTAGATCAATTCCCTCGGAATTTATTTCGTGGAAAACCTCAAGCCTTTGCCACTGATAGTAAAGCACTGATTGCTGCTCAATACGCTGTCGATAACAAGTTCGATAGCACCTTTTTGTCTGTACAAAGGTGGTTTATTTACCTGCCTTTTGAACATAGCGAAAATTTGGAACATCAGCGAAAAGCAGTTGAATTATTTTACCAACTTAGCGGAGATGCTGAGAGTAAATCACCTATTGATTATGCCATTCGTCATTTAGAAATAATTGAGAAGTTTGGTAGATTTCCCCATCGAAATCAAATTCTTGGAAGGGAGACAACGCCAGAGGAAGCTGAGTTTATAAAACAGCCTGGTTCTGGTTTTTAG
- a CDS encoding DUF433 domain-containing protein has translation MTISIAATPLPLAVNADGVVLVGGTRVTLDTVVFSFNRGATAEEICLAYPSLRLADVYATIAYYLQHQEDVEAYLQQRQVLAREVRRQNEAKFNPQGIRERLLSRRGG, from the coding sequence ATGACTATTTCAATAGCAGCAACACCCTTACCTTTAGCAGTTAATGCTGATGGCGTAGTGCTAGTAGGGGGAACACGAGTAACCCTTGATACGGTTGTATTTTCTTTTAATCGAGGTGCAACTGCTGAGGAAATTTGTTTGGCTTATCCATCTTTGCGTTTAGCAGATGTGTATGCCACAATTGCTTATTATTTGCAGCATCAGGAAGATGTCGAGGCGTATTTGCAGCAGCGGCAAGTATTAGCGAGGGAAGTTCGCAGACAGAATGAGGCTAAATTCAATCCTCAAGGAATTAGAGAACGTTTGTTGTCTCGGAGGGGTGGATAG